In Limisalsivibrio acetivorans, one genomic interval encodes:
- a CDS encoding ABC transporter substrate-binding protein, with protein sequence MKRLAVFIVVVCSAVVLSGCKDAETPVVRIGHAPHDHHAPLYVAVQNPAYFKKKLGKYLEERVSGKEYVLISEGEEKGIVKIHSGVGGMQLIRKLHEKQTDVTFGGVPAILKMIDSGSPMRIIAPVNTGGAALVGNIELPVEDWEGFLQYIKQSEEPVRVGYKIQYSVQNIIFEEALELNGISFSRDVENSGDEVVLMNLHGAKNLLPAMRNGLIDFFVVMQPFPAEAVVSGDARIISKLTELPPKDKWNEYPCCALASREDFIAENLEIIEDLKEIFAEAAVFIKENPYESSAYVSKWLGTSVEVEEASVPNIDYRQGLDESYIRGVNIWAEIMADDGLLTGTVKRALDEGSLNEILFSE encoded by the coding sequence ATGAAACGTTTAGCAGTGTTTATTGTCGTAGTTTGTTCAGCAGTTGTTCTCAGCGGCTGTAAGGATGCAGAGACACCTGTTGTCCGCATCGGCCATGCACCCCATGACCACCATGCCCCCCTGTACGTTGCAGTACAGAACCCTGCATACTTCAAAAAGAAGCTTGGTAAGTATCTTGAAGAGCGGGTCTCCGGTAAGGAGTATGTGCTGATTTCCGAAGGTGAAGAGAAAGGGATCGTAAAGATCCACTCCGGCGTAGGCGGGATGCAGCTTATCAGAAAGCTCCATGAGAAGCAGACGGATGTAACCTTCGGCGGTGTGCCCGCTATCCTTAAAATGATAGACTCTGGAAGTCCTATGAGGATAATAGCTCCTGTTAATACTGGCGGGGCTGCCCTTGTGGGGAATATAGAACTGCCTGTTGAGGACTGGGAAGGTTTTCTGCAGTATATCAAGCAGAGTGAAGAGCCCGTCCGGGTGGGTTACAAGATCCAGTATTCGGTCCAGAATATAATCTTTGAGGAGGCGTTGGAGCTCAACGGAATATCCTTCTCAAGGGATGTTGAAAACAGCGGGGATGAGGTTGTTCTCATGAATCTCCACGGGGCAAAGAATCTGCTCCCTGCAATGAGGAACGGTCTTATCGACTTCTTTGTGGTTATGCAGCCATTTCCTGCAGAGGCTGTGGTTTCTGGTGATGCGAGGATTATATCAAAGCTCACCGAGCTCCCCCCCAAGGATAAATGGAATGAGTACCCTTGCTGTGCATTGGCCTCCAGAGAGGACTTTATCGCTGAAAACCTCGAGATCATTGAGGATCTCAAAGAGATATTCGCAGAGGCGGCAGTCTTCATAAAGGAGAACCCCTATGAGAGCTCTGCCTATGTCTCCAAATGGCTTGGAACCTCCGTTGAGGTGGAGGAGGCATCGGTTCCGAATATAGACTACAGGCAGGGGCTTGATGAGTCCTACATACGTGGTGTGAATATCTGGGCAGAGATTATGGCCGATGACGGGCTCCTTACCGGAACAGTCAAGCGGGCGCTAGATGAGGGGTCCTTGAATGAGATCCTCTTCAGTGAATAG
- a CDS encoding DUF6731 family protein, which produces MAETKKVNINFYNIESQEESFFLTLSEKLATLFDAGMDYGFFEARNRELMFKLFETVEVNGSPWYLFGLVKEKASWPVWYNREGAITEVPLDAGTLGDITYGFAGPNDRILLTGAGLAGRGAFAEFFRWLTDDASASLEHIFITDAYERVRNWEVFRKLELSVEAPTGDFVDEVMNTRSGQELGSIFTTLEGMKLDVSISMGNNKGSMNSGALKEFLDAIISDNYAKKLNIYGKGFEEESAENIDLLSAKLKHTSEVGVQGTFVNAEEMRSAFLDAYYNNQQHLVDEEGYE; this is translated from the coding sequence ATGGCTGAAACCAAGAAAGTGAATATAAATTTCTACAACATCGAATCCCAGGAGGAATCCTTCTTCCTTACACTATCCGAAAAACTCGCCACCCTCTTTGATGCTGGTATGGACTACGGCTTCTTCGAGGCGAGAAACCGTGAGCTTATGTTCAAGCTGTTCGAAACAGTCGAGGTAAACGGATCCCCATGGTATCTCTTCGGTCTTGTGAAGGAGAAGGCGAGCTGGCCCGTCTGGTACAACCGTGAAGGTGCGATAACCGAGGTTCCCCTCGATGCCGGAACCCTTGGTGATATAACCTATGGCTTCGCCGGACCGAACGACCGCATCCTGCTCACAGGGGCAGGTCTGGCCGGCAGGGGAGCCTTCGCAGAGTTCTTCCGCTGGCTCACCGACGACGCCTCCGCATCTCTAGAGCATATCTTCATAACGGACGCCTACGAGCGTGTGCGCAACTGGGAGGTCTTCCGCAAGCTGGAGCTAAGCGTTGAAGCACCTACGGGTGACTTCGTGGACGAGGTTATGAACACAAGGTCCGGTCAGGAGCTCGGCTCCATATTCACAACCCTCGAGGGTATGAAGCTGGATGTGAGCATAAGCATGGGCAACAACAAGGGCTCCATGAACTCCGGCGCACTCAAGGAGTTTCTGGACGCCATCATCAGCGACAATTACGCAAAGAAACTTAACATATACGGTAAAGGGTTCGAGGAGGAATCGGCGGAGAATATCGATCTCCTAAGCGCAAAGCTGAAGCACACCTCGGAGGTCGGCGTTCAGGGAACCTTCGTGAACGCAGAGGAGATGCGCTCTGCGTTTCTGGATGCCTATTACAACAATCAACAGCACCTGGTGGATGAAGAGGGTTACGAGTAA
- a CDS encoding flippase: MGTEWKRVFGNAASLFSLQLVTYAISLLAVPYLVRVLGPSGYGAVVFAQSAAMYFLFLVDYGFDISGTMALAEDQDNSEHVSRTFHSVMAAKLILLLAGFGVFALLVYFVPKFREEWVLFMLTFGMLGGQFMIPQWFYRGMERMKFIAYSLIAVKSGYLALVLLIVKETGDYILVPLANLIAYNVVGFLALRSVYKKFDVYFVFPSFSEVVQRLREGFTYFAKSITDNFAKVTNTLLLGFLAGDAAVGYYGAAEKLMDAVRGMLAPAFQAIFPQSKKHASRSSTDWFGFFRIMLPAASLAGLLLSLGLLIFAEQAVSLVLGADFGESVVILRILSFYLFFFSVNNLLGIQTLVCLGMGGAFLRLTLIARGAGLVLSIIMVPLLGKTGAAIALLGGEGAYTAALTLYIIKTGLITKARRGEI; this comes from the coding sequence ATGGGAACCGAATGGAAGAGGGTTTTCGGCAACGCCGCCTCACTTTTCAGCCTACAGCTTGTAACCTATGCCATCTCCCTTCTTGCGGTGCCGTATCTTGTGCGTGTGCTCGGTCCTTCCGGTTACGGTGCCGTTGTTTTCGCCCAGAGTGCGGCGATGTATTTCCTGTTTCTTGTGGATTACGGGTTTGACATCTCCGGAACCATGGCGTTGGCGGAGGATCAGGATAACAGCGAACATGTCTCAAGAACCTTCCACTCCGTTATGGCGGCGAAGCTTATCCTTCTGCTGGCCGGATTCGGTGTATTCGCCCTGCTAGTGTATTTCGTTCCAAAGTTCCGTGAGGAATGGGTGCTGTTCATGCTCACCTTCGGTATGCTCGGGGGGCAGTTTATGATACCCCAGTGGTTCTATCGGGGGATGGAGCGGATGAAATTCATCGCATATTCACTCATAGCAGTGAAAAGCGGCTACCTTGCCCTTGTGCTTCTCATTGTGAAGGAAACGGGGGATTATATCCTTGTGCCCCTGGCAAACCTCATCGCCTATAACGTTGTAGGCTTTCTGGCTCTTCGCTCTGTTTATAAAAAATTCGATGTATACTTTGTGTTCCCCTCGTTCTCAGAGGTTGTTCAACGGCTTAGGGAAGGGTTTACATACTTTGCCAAGAGCATAACGGACAACTTCGCAAAGGTTACCAATACGCTCCTGCTCGGCTTTCTCGCAGGGGACGCGGCTGTGGGATACTATGGAGCGGCGGAGAAGCTCATGGATGCAGTTCGGGGGATGCTGGCTCCGGCGTTTCAGGCGATCTTCCCCCAGTCCAAGAAGCACGCTTCAAGATCCTCCACCGATTGGTTCGGCTTCTTTCGTATCATGCTCCCCGCCGCCTCGCTGGCCGGACTTCTACTCTCCCTCGGCCTGTTAATATTTGCAGAGCAGGCGGTTAGCCTGGTTCTTGGAGCGGATTTCGGCGAGAGTGTGGTTATTCTCCGTATACTCTCCTTCTATCTGTTCTTCTTTTCTGTTAATAACCTCCTTGGGATCCAGACCCTCGTCTGCCTCGGCATGGGGGGTGCGTTCCTCCGTCTTACACTTATAGCGAGAGGGGCGGGGCTGGTGTTGAGTATTATTATGGTTCCATTACTTGGTAAAACGGGTGCGGCTATTGCTCTTCTTGGCGGAGAGGGAGCATATACGGCGGCACTTACATTATATATTATAAAAACAGGGCTTATCACTAAAGCCCGCAGGGGTGAGATTTGA
- a CDS encoding DUF2269 family protein, with protein sequence MKKLSGNGQKILKIAHLITASCWVGGALSLVMLYFLKKDISEGAVVHGVNLSTHYLDWAVIIIPGATGCFLTGLIYSVFTNWGFFKHRWITVKWIITITAITFGTFFLGPWETRMMNLTGELGTQALTNSEYLLNQSRHFISGSIQLLSLIFMVAISVLKPWRKRKQI encoded by the coding sequence ATGAAAAAACTAAGCGGAAACGGCCAGAAGATACTCAAGATAGCACACCTGATAACAGCCTCGTGCTGGGTTGGCGGTGCCTTGTCTCTGGTGATGCTCTACTTTCTCAAAAAGGACATCTCAGAGGGCGCTGTGGTGCACGGTGTGAACCTCAGCACCCATTACCTTGACTGGGCGGTTATCATAATCCCCGGTGCAACGGGGTGTTTTTTGACCGGTCTTATCTATTCGGTGTTCACTAACTGGGGGTTCTTCAAGCACAGGTGGATCACGGTGAAATGGATCATAACGATAACTGCCATCACCTTTGGTACGTTCTTTCTGGGACCTTGGGAAACAAGGATGATGAATCTCACCGGCGAGCTTGGTACACAGGCTCTAACCAACAGTGAATACCTTCTTAACCAGAGCCGGCATTTTATATCCGGCTCCATACAGCTTCTTTCACTTATATTTATGGTTGCGATCTCTGTACTCAAGCCTTGGAGGAAGAGAAAGCAGATCTGA
- a CDS encoding MarR family winged helix-turn-helix transcriptional regulator, which yields MELFRLNGVVVNEGDALVKDLGLTSARWKVLGAVNLAEAPLTVPQIAHRMGQTRQGVQRLTDAMVKEGLLMYSDNPMHKRAKLVSLTDKGKETVRKTEEIQIPWANELGANFTGEELKTVLDVLTRMEGLFRQG from the coding sequence TTGGAATTGTTTCGCTTAAACGGCGTTGTCGTTAATGAGGGTGATGCCCTTGTGAAGGATCTGGGGCTAACGAGTGCGAGATGGAAGGTTCTGGGTGCTGTAAACCTTGCGGAGGCGCCGCTAACCGTTCCCCAGATAGCCCATCGCATGGGGCAGACGAGGCAGGGGGTTCAGCGTCTTACCGATGCCATGGTGAAGGAGGGGCTGTTAATGTATTCGGACAACCCGATGCATAAGCGTGCAAAGCTCGTTTCCCTGACGGATAAGGGGAAGGAGACGGTCAGGAAGACCGAAGAGATTCAGATCCCATGGGCAAACGAACTTGGCGCAAACTTCACAGGCGAGGAGCTTAAAACCGTACTCGATGTCCTCACCCGAATGGAGGGTCTCTTCCGTCAGGGGTGA
- a CDS encoding putative nucleotidyltransferase substrate binding domain-containing protein has translation MEFNSFNDDKDILEHVSGLYIFTGIPSERIALVLSKSETVHAQEGEIIFRKGESYHKGVYLVTSGLVELINESGVCTESKDGDFVGLSNFVGKSTYHVSAVTSKETELIFLPELCIYKLMEDYEEFRGRFYGLVTERINILAGREGATIESSTYKAVASYMTSPVITADKGSSVVEASRLMSSHGIGALAVVDSEGLLSGVLTSKNIVQKFLSELEQNIDRQQIELYMDTDPIVLPSEFPLVEALSEMQFKGREYAVVAKKDRPVGIISNNDIMRILFKNINVYNTHIDGIATMEELKKSFDNIYLIAESLVSNTRLTYEILPVITSVHLNIQKRVYRLTAEKYLEETGFDITKVRHTLIIMGSGGRREMMLDPDQDNGFIFGDDVTNEEIDKFMEFGERFVENLDYVGYFKCPGNVMVTNPDMSLRLSEWKHQVKKWVDDSLGKSILWSNIVFDFDGLAGDEKLVWELREYINRKISEKPIFLIYMLENDQNIKRPINLFGRFLTEKSGKHKGEMNLKVAALSFIVDVTRAFTLYKELNDLNTVERLKHLKRKKILSEETMQATLNAYETLVDIVLNEQIDQAKTDRSISKYVNPDSLSLFNQEKLRSSLNHVSKYLNTGLRYFKGHP, from the coding sequence ATGGAGTTCAACTCCTTTAATGATGACAAGGACATTTTGGAACATGTATCGGGACTTTATATATTTACCGGTATCCCATCGGAGCGTATAGCCCTTGTGCTGAGCAAGTCCGAAACCGTTCATGCCCAGGAGGGGGAGATTATCTTCCGCAAGGGGGAATCCTACCATAAGGGTGTCTACCTTGTTACCTCCGGTCTGGTTGAGCTGATTAACGAAAGCGGCGTCTGCACAGAATCCAAGGACGGCGATTTTGTGGGGCTCTCCAACTTTGTGGGGAAGTCCACCTACCATGTAAGCGCTGTTACCTCAAAGGAAACCGAGCTGATTTTCCTTCCAGAGCTTTGCATATATAAACTGATGGAGGATTATGAGGAGTTCAGGGGGAGGTTCTACGGCCTCGTAACAGAGCGTATCAATATCCTCGCCGGCAGGGAGGGGGCAACCATCGAATCCTCCACATATAAGGCGGTGGCCAGCTATATGACGAGTCCTGTCATAACTGCTGATAAAGGGAGCAGTGTTGTGGAGGCGAGCAGGCTCATGTCAAGCCACGGCATAGGGGCTCTCGCTGTTGTAGACTCCGAGGGCCTGCTTAGCGGTGTTCTTACATCGAAGAACATCGTTCAGAAGTTTTTGTCCGAGCTTGAGCAGAATATAGACAGGCAGCAGATCGAGCTGTATATGGATACGGACCCCATCGTTCTCCCCTCTGAGTTTCCCTTGGTGGAGGCGCTGTCCGAGATGCAGTTCAAGGGGCGGGAGTATGCTGTTGTGGCAAAAAAGGACAGGCCAGTGGGGATCATCTCCAACAACGATATAATGAGGATCCTGTTTAAGAATATCAACGTTTACAACACCCACATAGACGGCATAGCCACCATGGAGGAGCTCAAGAAGTCTTTTGACAATATTTATCTCATCGCCGAAAGCCTTGTTAGCAACACCCGTCTCACCTACGAGATACTCCCCGTTATTACCTCCGTTCACCTTAATATACAGAAGCGTGTCTACAGGCTCACGGCAGAGAAATATCTTGAGGAGACAGGTTTTGACATAACAAAGGTGCGCCACACTCTCATTATTATGGGAAGCGGGGGAAGGCGTGAGATGATGCTGGATCCGGATCAGGATAACGGATTCATCTTCGGGGATGATGTCACCAATGAAGAGATAGATAAGTTTATGGAGTTCGGTGAGCGTTTCGTTGAAAACCTCGATTACGTGGGATATTTCAAATGCCCGGGTAATGTTATGGTCACAAATCCGGATATGTCCCTCCGTCTGTCTGAGTGGAAGCACCAGGTGAAGAAGTGGGTGGATGATTCCCTCGGCAAGAGCATCCTCTGGTCGAATATTGTTTTCGACTTCGATGGCCTTGCAGGGGATGAGAAGCTGGTCTGGGAGCTTAGAGAATACATTAACAGAAAGATCTCCGAAAAGCCCATCTTCCTCATCTATATGCTGGAGAACGACCAGAACATTAAGCGCCCCATAAACCTCTTCGGAAGGTTCCTCACCGAGAAGAGCGGCAAGCACAAGGGGGAGATGAACCTCAAGGTGGCGGCGCTTTCATTTATTGTGGATGTAACAAGGGCGTTTACACTATATAAGGAGCTGAACGACCTGAACACCGTGGAGCGGCTTAAGCACCTCAAACGTAAAAAGATCCTCTCGGAAGAGACGATGCAGGCCACGCTCAACGCCTATGAAACCCTGGTAGATATAGTTCTCAATGAGCAGATCGATCAGGCCAAGACGGACAGGAGCATAAGCAAATATGTAAACCCCGATTCTCTGTCCCTGTTTAATCAGGAGAAGCTCAGGAGCTCGCTGAACCACGTCTCCAAGTATCTGAACACAGGGCTGCGCTACTTCAAGGGTCACCCCTGA
- a CDS encoding DUF485 domain-containing protein, which produces MDAKELTNSDKFKSLVKKRWTFSFIMLAVLFFMYYGFVFTVAGNKDFMVKPFTENITVGVVFATGVIIGAWFLTIIYVIWANKVYDKDVKELIKMID; this is translated from the coding sequence ATGGACGCAAAAGAGCTCACAAACTCAGACAAGTTCAAAAGTCTGGTGAAGAAGCGCTGGACTTTCAGCTTCATTATGCTGGCTGTTCTCTTCTTCATGTACTACGGATTCGTTTTCACCGTCGCCGGAAACAAGGACTTCATGGTTAAGCCTTTCACCGAAAACATAACTGTAGGCGTTGTATTCGCCACCGGAGTTATTATAGGTGCGTGGTTTCTCACCATCATTTACGTTATCTGGGCCAATAAGGTCTACGACAAAGACGTAAAAGAACTTATTAAGATGATTGACTAA
- a CDS encoding sodium:solute symporter family transporter, giving the protein MTSAERIAELGIGNPDPVAIAFFALVVIGTLVITYFAAKKTKSTSEYYAAGRSVTGFQNGLALAGDYMSAASFLGISGMVALQGYDGMIYAVGWLVGWPALMFLIAEPLRNLGKFTFADVVASRLKQGPIRIAGAVGGLLVVLCYTIAQMVGSGKLVQLMFGMPYELAEIIVGTVMLLYVLFGGMLATTWVQIIKALLLLFGVTVLAALALAQFNFNPAELYAAVTETYPNDDMMRPGKLITTPLDAFSLGLALMFGLLGLPHILMRFFTVPDAKEARKSVVYATTFIGYFYLIIPIVGFAAAVIIGKPEILGIDKGGNMAAPVLSALLGGRPFLGFIAAVAFATILAVVAGLTLAASSAMSHDIYVSVFKKGEASEAEQVKVARISTVIFGVTAVALGIIFKEQNVAFLVGLAFAIAASANFPALFLSILWKNFSTRGAVWSILAGGISATVLIILSPSVWVDILGFKKAIFPLKNPALVSMTLSFVAAYVGSVTAPEKEAQEKFEEDKVRTYLGVGAE; this is encoded by the coding sequence ATGACTAGCGCAGAAAGAATCGCAGAACTAGGTATAGGCAACCCTGATCCGGTTGCCATCGCATTCTTCGCCCTTGTGGTTATCGGTACACTGGTAATCACGTACTTTGCGGCGAAAAAAACTAAATCCACAAGTGAATACTACGCTGCAGGACGCAGTGTTACAGGTTTCCAGAACGGTCTCGCCCTTGCGGGTGACTACATGTCCGCAGCATCGTTCCTCGGTATCTCCGGTATGGTTGCCCTTCAGGGTTACGATGGAATGATATACGCAGTGGGCTGGCTCGTTGGATGGCCCGCACTCATGTTCCTCATTGCGGAGCCCCTTAGAAACCTTGGTAAATTCACCTTTGCAGATGTTGTTGCTTCAAGACTGAAGCAAGGACCCATCCGTATCGCAGGTGCTGTCGGCGGTCTTCTTGTTGTTCTCTGTTACACCATCGCACAGATGGTTGGTTCCGGTAAACTCGTTCAGCTTATGTTCGGTATGCCCTATGAACTCGCAGAGATTATCGTTGGTACTGTTATGCTTCTTTATGTTCTCTTCGGCGGTATGCTTGCGACCACATGGGTACAGATCATCAAGGCGCTTCTTCTCCTCTTCGGGGTTACTGTCCTTGCTGCTCTCGCCCTTGCTCAGTTCAACTTCAACCCCGCAGAACTCTATGCGGCTGTTACAGAGACATATCCTAACGATGACATGATGAGGCCCGGAAAGCTTATCACAACACCGCTTGATGCATTCAGCCTCGGCCTTGCACTCATGTTCGGTCTCCTCGGTCTTCCCCACATCCTTATGAGATTCTTCACCGTTCCGGATGCGAAGGAAGCGAGAAAGTCCGTTGTTTATGCAACCACATTCATCGGCTACTTCTACCTCATTATCCCCATAGTTGGTTTCGCAGCTGCCGTTATCATCGGCAAGCCCGAAATACTGGGTATTGATAAGGGTGGTAACATGGCCGCTCCCGTTCTCTCCGCACTCCTCGGCGGTAGGCCCTTCCTCGGCTTCATCGCCGCAGTTGCCTTCGCCACAATCCTCGCAGTTGTTGCCGGACTCACCCTTGCGGCTTCCTCCGCAATGTCCCACGACATCTACGTGAGTGTATTCAAGAAGGGAGAAGCCTCCGAGGCGGAGCAGGTTAAGGTAGCAAGGATATCCACCGTTATCTTCGGTGTAACAGCGGTTGCCCTCGGTATCATCTTCAAGGAGCAGAACGTTGCCTTCCTTGTTGGTCTTGCCTTCGCCATCGCCGCAAGTGCAAACTTCCCCGCACTATTCCTCTCCATCCTTTGGAAGAACTTCTCCACAAGGGGTGCGGTATGGTCTATCCTTGCCGGTGGAATAAGCGCAACGGTCCTGATTATCCTCAGCCCCTCCGTATGGGTTGACATCCTCGGGTTCAAAAAGGCGATATTCCCCCTTAAGAACCCCGCACTTGTTTCCATGACCCTCTCCTTTGTTGCAGCCTATGTCGGCTCTGTGACAGCACCTGAAAAGGAAGCTCAGGAGAAGTTCGAGGAGGACAAGGTTCGTACATATCTCGGAGTTGGTGCGGAGTAA
- the def gene encoding peptide deformylase, with amino-acid sequence MDNKLPVALRGEKILHQRAERILDPTDPEIRDLAKSLLITMRATDGVGIAAPQVKVPVSLVIVESRPNRRYPDAPVMEPIIMVNPEITELWGVMDSGWEGCLSIPGLRGYVPRFTNARVKYETLTGELVEKDFEGFPARIVQHECDHLDGILFPVRIEDCSDILSEEEYRRRILKEA; translated from the coding sequence ATGGATAACAAACTTCCCGTTGCACTCCGGGGTGAAAAGATACTGCATCAAAGGGCTGAACGTATACTTGACCCCACCGATCCTGAGATTAGAGATCTTGCCAAATCTCTGCTTATCACCATGCGTGCCACCGACGGCGTGGGCATAGCCGCCCCGCAGGTGAAGGTTCCCGTTTCACTCGTAATCGTAGAATCCAGACCGAACAGACGCTACCCAGACGCACCAGTTATGGAGCCTATAATCATGGTAAACCCCGAAATAACGGAGCTGTGGGGAGTTATGGACAGCGGATGGGAGGGATGCCTCAGTATCCCCGGACTCAGGGGGTATGTTCCCAGATTCACCAATGCCAGAGTGAAATACGAGACGCTTACAGGGGAACTTGTAGAGAAGGATTTCGAAGGATTCCCGGCGAGGATCGTACAGCACGAGTGCGATCACCTTGACGGAATACTCTTCCCGGTAAGGATCGAGGACTGCTCGGACATACTTTCCGAAGAGGAATACAGAAGACGTATACTCAAAGAGGCATAG
- a CDS encoding methyltransferase domain-containing protein, whose product MKVHVRRRFEKAAGSYDSSADIQRIVAADLLDGIECRGGFALEAGCGSGIFTEMYLEKCRPEKLCAFDISHAMTAQTASCGCGCVTADAEYPPFRQSSFDRLLSSSVFQWLQYPERSIPAMMKLLKPGGDFHLSIFADGTFPEMAILNGMTGFGSVYPLRAGDAYSEILKWEGIEHTLEEREYIMRFADAKAFLKKQKGTGAVYTGRKKSAGKEAYRQFCELYESIFGDGKSIPVTYRTAYIRGSMPL is encoded by the coding sequence ATGAAAGTACACGTACGCAGACGTTTCGAGAAGGCGGCGGGGAGCTATGATTCCTCGGCGGATATCCAGCGTATCGTTGCCGCCGATCTGCTAGATGGGATAGAGTGCAGGGGTGGATTCGCCCTAGAGGCGGGGTGCGGAAGCGGCATCTTTACGGAGATGTATCTCGAGAAGTGCAGACCGGAAAAACTTTGCGCCTTTGATATCTCCCACGCCATGACTGCTCAAACTGCATCCTGCGGCTGCGGGTGCGTAACTGCGGATGCTGAGTATCCTCCGTTCAGACAGAGCTCCTTCGACAGGCTGCTCAGTTCATCGGTTTTCCAATGGCTTCAATACCCTGAAAGATCCATACCGGCAATGATGAAGCTCCTGAAACCGGGGGGTGATTTCCACTTATCCATATTTGCTGACGGCACATTCCCAGAGATGGCGATCCTTAACGGTATGACAGGTTTCGGAAGCGTTTACCCACTTAGAGCCGGTGATGCTTATTCTGAAATACTGAAATGGGAAGGGATTGAGCATACCTTAGAGGAGCGGGAGTACATTATGCGCTTTGCGGACGCAAAGGCATTTCTGAAAAAGCAGAAGGGGACCGGAGCGGTTTACACAGGCAGAAAGAAATCCGCCGGAAAAGAGGCGTACAGACAGTTCTGCGAACTCTACGAGTCTATCTTCGGTGATGGAAAGAGTATCCCCGTAACCTACCGCACAGCCTATATCAGGGGTTCTATGCCTCTTTGA
- a CDS encoding alpha/beta fold hydrolase has protein sequence MPVLINGFAGSRELFPELKEWEIIEPYDEKAVLKRIEAGGDLLAGWSTGAHIILKYIDKAVQKFDRVILFAPFASFCEHTPERVVKLMIRGLRKDRDKVLADFLDKCSAPRILPDTYTETLAGSLEYLIRSRAESVGRYPSVKVVSGRGDKVVPISGVREAAESIGAEFIEMDCGHFFGGSVIEGYAR, from the coding sequence ATGCCAGTGCTTATAAACGGGTTTGCCGGAAGCAGGGAGCTTTTCCCCGAGCTGAAAGAGTGGGAGATCATAGAACCCTACGATGAAAAAGCTGTTCTCAAACGTATAGAGGCGGGGGGAGACTTGCTCGCCGGATGGTCCACAGGCGCTCATATAATATTGAAATATATAGATAAGGCTGTGCAAAAATTCGATAGAGTAATCCTGTTCGCCCCCTTTGCCAGCTTCTGCGAACACACGCCGGAGCGGGTTGTTAAGCTTATGATAAGGGGGCTTCGAAAGGATAGGGATAAGGTTCTTGCGGATTTCCTTGATAAATGTTCAGCACCACGGATCCTCCCTGATACGTACACGGAGACACTTGCAGGCTCGTTGGAATATCTCATCCGGAGCAGGGCGGAATCTGTGGGCAGATACCCATCTGTGAAAGTGGTTTCCGGCAGGGGTGATAAGGTTGTTCCCATCTCCGGTGTCCGTGAAGCGGCCGAGAGTATTGGTGCGGAGTTCATTGAGATGGACTGCGGTCATTTCTTCGGCGGTTCCGTGATTGAGGGGTACGCCCGATGA